A genomic stretch from Bradyrhizobium quebecense includes:
- a CDS encoding spermidine synthase, which translates to MIPWEKIDTARIPGTEGELRLMRRGREFSIMLGTNELMNSRLSGSEAALATLAAKKIEKVARPRFLIGGLGMGFTLRAALTVLGPEAEIVVAELVPAVVAWARGPMAEIFGDSLNDPRVSVQEVDVADVIERNPRTYDAILLDVDNGPEGLTRKANDALYDISGLKIAHTALQRGGVLAVWSSGPNAKFPKSLSRAGFAVNEVAVRATGQGRGVRHVIWIAVKE; encoded by the coding sequence ATGATTCCCTGGGAAAAGATCGATACCGCGCGCATTCCTGGCACCGAAGGTGAATTGCGCCTGATGCGGCGCGGCCGCGAGTTCTCGATCATGCTCGGCACTAACGAGCTGATGAACAGCCGTCTGTCGGGCTCGGAAGCCGCGCTGGCGACGCTCGCCGCAAAGAAGATCGAGAAGGTCGCACGGCCGCGTTTTCTCATCGGCGGCCTCGGCATGGGCTTCACGCTGCGGGCGGCGCTCACCGTGCTTGGACCCGAGGCGGAAATCGTGGTGGCCGAGCTGGTGCCGGCAGTAGTCGCTTGGGCGAGGGGCCCGATGGCCGAGATCTTCGGCGACAGCCTGAACGATCCCCGCGTGAGCGTGCAGGAGGTCGATGTCGCCGATGTGATCGAGCGCAATCCGCGCACCTACGATGCCATTCTCCTCGATGTCGATAACGGCCCGGAAGGCCTGACCCGCAAGGCCAATGACGCGCTGTATGACATCTCAGGACTCAAGATCGCCCACACGGCGCTGCAGCGCGGCGGCGTGCTCGCCGTCTGGTCGTCCGGTCCGAACGCCAAGTTCCCGAAATCGCTGTCCCGCGCCGGGTTCGCCGTCAACGAAGTCGCCGTCCGCGCCACCGGCCAAGGCCGCGGCGTGCGCCACGTGATCTGGATCGCGGTCAAGGAGTAG
- a CDS encoding helix-turn-helix domain-containing protein gives MQETHGILDRFQAEFRGSSEGLGWSSAYASVQRERPFDGHFHALSDNLMVLHRGGPVDITYVMDGKSVARQIPRGGVFFLPAGHACNVVLREALESTHIYLRSDLFAGRDGAASLIGGLSPMLGDQDAVLEHLAAAIGDTITGGLPASSLFVDPIAQAIANRFVAINFHKPSVEAGKHPNLLSVRQMARIREFVDANLDSDIRLDQLAELCGRSTEYFVRLFKATSGVSPYQYVLNLRIERARALLADETQSLADIALACGFSHQEHFTRMFRRFTGVTPGRYRRSH, from the coding sequence GTGCAGGAGACGCACGGGATCCTGGACCGTTTCCAGGCCGAATTCCGCGGCTCGAGCGAAGGGCTCGGCTGGTCGTCCGCGTATGCCTCGGTCCAGCGTGAGCGGCCGTTTGACGGGCACTTCCACGCGCTCTCCGACAATCTGATGGTGTTGCACCGGGGTGGCCCGGTCGACATCACCTATGTGATGGACGGCAAGTCGGTTGCCCGGCAGATCCCGCGCGGAGGGGTGTTCTTCCTGCCGGCCGGGCACGCCTGCAACGTGGTGCTGCGCGAGGCGCTGGAATCCACCCACATCTATCTGCGCTCCGATCTGTTCGCGGGCCGGGACGGGGCGGCGAGCCTGATCGGTGGGCTCTCGCCGATGCTCGGCGATCAGGATGCGGTGCTGGAGCATCTCGCCGCGGCGATCGGCGACACCATCACCGGCGGCCTGCCGGCTTCGTCGCTGTTCGTCGATCCGATCGCGCAGGCGATCGCCAACCGCTTCGTCGCGATCAATTTCCACAAGCCGAGCGTGGAGGCCGGCAAGCATCCGAACCTGCTGAGCGTCAGGCAGATGGCGCGCATCCGCGAATTCGTCGACGCCAATCTCGATAGCGATATCCGGCTCGACCAACTGGCGGAGCTGTGCGGCCGCAGCACCGAATATTTCGTGCGCCTGTTCAAGGCGACCAGCGGCGTCTCGCCCTACCAATACGTGCTCAATCTGCGCATCGAGCGCGCCAGGGCGCTGCTCGCCGACGAGACGCAGAGCCTCGCCGATATCGCGCTGGCCTGCGGCTTCTCCCATCAGGAGCACTTCACCCGCATGTTCCGCCGCTTCACCGGCGTGACGCCGGGGCGATACCGGCGCAGCCATTAG
- a CDS encoding intradiol ring-cleavage dioxygenase codes for MANFNEHDLTDEVISSFANTPNKRLKFIIEETVKSLHDLVRRTELTFEEWNRAIEFLTRTGQTCTPLRQEFILLSDVLGVSMLVDAVNHREREGATETTVLGPFYVGEHRVTPHGASISEGIDGEVMFVQSRVTDLAGKPLAGAEIDVWHADDDGFYDSQKADYAAHGPSLRARFVTDADGRFSFRTILPCSYPIPTDGPVGDLITATQRHPMRPAHVHFLVKAEGYEPLITHVFLDGDEYLRSDVVFGVKDELIARVEPRSEPALPNGERVSGRWHLMTYDFQMKPGAGLVPKPMMAAE; via the coding sequence ATGGCCAATTTCAACGAGCATGACCTCACCGACGAGGTGATCAGCAGCTTCGCCAACACGCCGAACAAGCGGCTGAAGTTCATCATCGAGGAGACGGTCAAGTCGCTGCACGATCTGGTGCGCCGCACCGAGCTCACCTTCGAGGAATGGAATCGGGCGATCGAATTCCTGACCCGTACCGGCCAGACCTGCACGCCGCTGCGCCAGGAGTTCATCCTGCTCTCCGACGTGCTCGGCGTCTCGATGCTGGTCGATGCGGTCAATCACCGGGAGCGCGAGGGCGCGACCGAGACCACGGTGCTTGGCCCGTTCTATGTCGGCGAGCACCGCGTCACACCGCACGGCGCCAGCATCTCGGAGGGCATCGACGGTGAAGTGATGTTCGTGCAGAGCCGCGTCACCGACCTTGCCGGCAAGCCGCTCGCCGGTGCCGAGATCGATGTCTGGCACGCCGACGATGACGGCTTCTACGATTCGCAGAAGGCGGACTATGCGGCTCATGGCCCGTCGCTGCGCGCGCGCTTCGTCACCGATGCCGACGGCCGCTTCTCCTTCCGCACCATCCTGCCGTGCAGCTATCCGATCCCGACCGATGGCCCGGTCGGCGATCTCATCACCGCCACGCAACGCCATCCGATGCGGCCGGCGCATGTGCATTTCCTGGTCAAGGCTGAGGGCTATGAGCCGCTGATCACCCACGTCTTCCTCGATGGCGACGAATATCTGCGCAGCGACGTGGTGTTCGGCGTCAAGGACGAGCTCATTGCGCGCGTCGAGCCGCGCAGCGAGCCGGCGCTGCCCAACGGCGAGCGGGTCTCCGGCCGATGGCATCTGATGACTTACGACTTCCAGATG
- a CDS encoding maleylacetate reductase: MPDAGGASIASVAAAGDAGQGTFAYCSQQYRVVFGTGTSARLGEESERLGIKRALVLTTSEQRDLGRRLGAGLGDRLAGLFAGARMHTPVEVTNEALRMVESRDIDGLVAIGGGSTVGLGKALSLRTGLPHIAMPTTYAGSEMTPILGETSNGIKTTQHSQDLVPDTVIYDVDLTVSLPPHISAASGLNAIAHAVEALYAPDANPLTSLMAEDGIAALARALPRIMRAPADPGARRDALYGAWLCGVCLGAVGMSLHHKLCHVLGGMFNLPHAETHAIVLPHAAAYNAAAAPEAMSRIARALGTTDAPRALFDLACRLALPRRLADIGMPEDGIARAAEMAVRNPYANPRPVERVAIQDLIAAAWRGDAPVQH; encoded by the coding sequence ATGCCGGATGCCGGAGGCGCATCCATTGCGTCCGTTGCGGCGGCCGGTGATGCCGGCCAGGGCACCTTTGCCTATTGCTCGCAGCAATATCGCGTGGTGTTCGGCACCGGCACCTCGGCGCGGCTTGGCGAGGAGAGCGAGCGGCTTGGCATCAAGCGGGCGCTGGTGCTGACCACGAGCGAGCAGCGGGACCTCGGGCGCCGGCTCGGCGCAGGCCTCGGCGACAGGCTCGCCGGACTTTTTGCAGGCGCACGCATGCATACGCCGGTCGAGGTCACCAATGAAGCGCTTCGCATGGTGGAGTCCCGCGACATCGATGGGCTGGTGGCGATCGGCGGCGGCTCGACGGTCGGGCTCGGCAAGGCGCTGTCGCTGCGCACCGGGTTGCCGCACATCGCGATGCCGACCACTTATGCCGGTTCGGAGATGACGCCGATCCTCGGCGAGACCAGCAACGGCATCAAGACCACGCAGCATTCCCAGGATCTGGTGCCGGACACCGTCATCTACGACGTCGATCTCACCGTCAGCCTGCCGCCGCACATCTCCGCCGCCAGCGGCTTGAACGCAATCGCGCATGCCGTCGAGGCGCTTTATGCGCCTGATGCCAACCCGCTGACCTCGCTGATGGCGGAGGACGGCATCGCCGCGCTCGCCCGCGCATTGCCGCGCATCATGAGGGCGCCTGCCGATCCCGGCGCCCGCCGCGACGCGCTCTATGGCGCGTGGCTATGCGGCGTCTGCCTCGGTGCCGTCGGGATGTCGCTGCACCACAAGCTCTGCCACGTGCTGGGCGGCATGTTCAACCTGCCGCATGCCGAAACCCACGCAATCGTGCTGCCCCATGCGGCTGCCTACAACGCCGCCGCGGCGCCGGAGGCGATGAGCCGGATTGCGCGCGCGTTGGGTACGACGGATGCGCCGCGAGCGCTGTTCGACCTCGCGTGCCGGCTCGCGCTGCCGCGCCGACTGGCCGACATCGGAATGCCCGAGGACGGCATCGCGCGCGCTGCCGAGATGGCGGTGCGCAACCCCTATGCCAATCCAAGACCTGTCGAGCGCGTCGCGATCCAGGACCTGATCGCGGCAGCCTGGCGCGGCGATGCGCCCGTGCAGCACTGA
- a CDS encoding alpha/beta fold hydrolase produces MIEMPPLQFAETNGIRMGFYEAGPRTDAPPVVLCHGWPELAFSWRHQIKALGEAGIRVIAPDQRGYGATDRPEPVEAYDMEHLTGDLVGLLDHLKIDKAIFVGHDWGGFVVWQMPLRHPSRVAGVVGVNTPHLNRAPMDPIALFRQRFGDQMYIVQFQDPAREPDRIFGSRVEQTFDAFMRKPAARPPGTPEEQPIAGVGASARLNLAFPQMIANYDAKHDPRTPILSAEEKKVFVDTFSKTGFTGGINWYRNFTRNWERSAGLDHHVRVPSLMIMAENDAVLPPSAADGMEKLVPDLEKYLVRDSGHWTQQEKPDEVSAKLIEWRKRKFG; encoded by the coding sequence ATGATCGAAATGCCACCGCTGCAGTTCGCCGAGACCAACGGCATCCGCATGGGGTTCTACGAAGCAGGCCCCAGGACCGACGCGCCGCCCGTGGTGCTGTGCCACGGCTGGCCTGAACTGGCGTTCTCCTGGCGCCACCAGATCAAGGCGTTGGGTGAAGCCGGCATCCGGGTGATCGCCCCGGATCAGCGCGGCTATGGCGCGACCGACCGGCCGGAGCCGGTCGAGGCCTACGACATGGAGCACCTGACCGGCGATCTGGTCGGCCTGCTCGACCATCTCAAGATCGACAAGGCGATCTTCGTCGGTCACGACTGGGGCGGCTTTGTCGTCTGGCAGATGCCGCTCAGGCATCCTTCGCGGGTTGCCGGCGTCGTCGGCGTCAACACGCCGCATCTGAACCGCGCGCCGATGGACCCGATCGCGCTGTTCCGCCAGCGTTTCGGCGACCAGATGTACATCGTCCAGTTCCAGGATCCGGCGCGCGAGCCCGACCGCATCTTCGGCAGCCGCGTGGAGCAGACCTTCGACGCTTTCATGCGCAAGCCGGCGGCGCGCCCGCCGGGCACACCGGAGGAACAGCCGATCGCCGGCGTCGGCGCCTCGGCGCGGCTGAACCTGGCGTTCCCGCAGATGATCGCGAACTACGACGCCAAGCACGATCCGCGGACGCCGATCCTGTCGGCCGAGGAGAAGAAGGTGTTCGTCGACACCTTCAGCAAGACCGGGTTCACCGGCGGCATCAACTGGTATCGCAACTTCACCCGCAACTGGGAACGTTCGGCCGGGCTCGACCATCACGTGCGGGTGCCGTCGCTGATGATCATGGCGGAGAACGACGCGGTGCTGCCGCCGTCTGCCGCCGATGGCATGGAGAAGCTGGTGCCGGACCTCGAAAAGTATCTGGTCCGCGACAGCGGCCATTGGACCCAGCAGGAAAAGCCGGACGAGGTCAGCGCCAAGCTGATTGAGTGGCGCAAGCGAAAATTCGGCTAG
- a CDS encoding bifunctional cytochrome P450/NADPH--P450 reductase, which yields MASGNRLSPIPHPPTKPVVGNMLSLDSTAPVQHLVKLSKELGPIFWLDMMGAPIVIVSGHDLVDELSDEKRFDKAVRGSLRRVRAVGGDGLFTADTKEPNWSKAHNILMQPFGNRAMQSYHPSMVDIAEQLVKKWERLNADEEIEVVHDMTALTLDTIGLCGFDYRFNSFYRRDYHPFVESLVRSLETIMMTRGLPLEGLWMQKRRKTLADDVAFMNKMVDEIIAERRGNTDVTSDKKDMLAAMMTGVDRATGEQLDDVNIRYQINTFLIAGHETTSGLLSCTIYALLKHPEVLKKAYEEVDRVLGPDVDARPTYQQVTQLTYITQCLKEALRLWPPAPAYGIAPLNDETIGGKYKLKKNTFITILVMALHRDPSVWGSNPDVFDPENFSREAEAKRPINAWKPFGNGQRACIGRGFAMHEAALAIGMILQRFRLLDVHRYQMHLKETLTVKPDGFRIKVRRRDDKDRGAFAGSTGAVAAAPKAPRAPTTRPGHNTPMLVLYGSNLGSAEELATRMADLSEINGFATRLGPLDDYVGKLPEEGGVLIICASYNGAAPDNATQFVKWLEGDLPKDAFAKVRYAVFGCGNSDWAATYQSVPRFIDEELTKHGARAVYPRGEGDARSDLDGQFQKWFPEAAKVATKEFGIDWNFTRTAEDEPLYAIEPVAQGAVNTIVTQGGAVPMKVLANNELQTKEGAHPSERSTRHIEVELPASLKYRVGDHLSVVPRNDPTLVDSVARRFGFLPADQIRLQVSEGRRAQLPVGNAVSVGRLLTEFVELQQVATRKQIQIMAEHTRCPVTKPKLMAYVGDDEASAGRYRAEVLARRKSVFDLLEEYPACELPFHLYLEMLSLLAPRYYSISSSPAGEAQRCSVTVGVVEAPASSGRGIYKGVCSNYLARRRAGDTIHATIKETKAGFRLPDDNAVPIIMIGPGTGLAPFRGFLQERAARKAKGATLGPAMLFFGCRHPEQDFIYADELKAFAADGVGELHTAFSRADGPKTYVQHLVAAQKDRVWELIEKGAIVYVCGDGGKMEPDVKATLMSIYRDRTGVDTGAAARWIEEMGTRNRYVLDVWAGG from the coding sequence ATGGCGTCCGGCAACAGACTGAGTCCGATTCCGCATCCGCCGACGAAGCCGGTGGTCGGCAACATGCTGTCGCTGGACTCGACCGCGCCGGTGCAGCATCTGGTGAAGCTCTCCAAGGAGCTCGGGCCGATCTTCTGGCTCGACATGATGGGCGCGCCGATCGTGATCGTCTCCGGTCACGATCTGGTCGACGAGCTCTCCGACGAGAAGCGCTTCGACAAGGCGGTGCGCGGCTCGCTGCGCCGGGTGCGTGCGGTCGGCGGCGACGGGCTGTTCACCGCCGACACCAAGGAGCCGAACTGGAGCAAGGCGCACAACATCCTGATGCAGCCGTTCGGCAACCGCGCCATGCAGTCGTATCACCCGAGCATGGTCGATATCGCCGAGCAGCTGGTCAAGAAATGGGAGCGCCTCAACGCCGACGAGGAGATCGAGGTCGTCCACGACATGACGGCGCTGACCCTCGACACCATCGGGCTGTGCGGCTTCGACTACCGCTTCAATTCGTTCTACCGCCGCGACTACCACCCGTTCGTGGAATCGCTGGTGCGCTCGCTCGAGACCATCATGATGACCCGCGGCCTGCCGCTCGAGGGTCTGTGGATGCAGAAGCGGCGCAAGACGCTCGCCGACGACGTCGCCTTCATGAACAAGATGGTCGACGAGATCATCGCCGAACGTCGCGGCAATACCGACGTGACCAGCGACAAGAAGGACATGCTGGCCGCGATGATGACCGGCGTCGATCGTGCCACCGGCGAGCAGCTCGACGACGTCAACATCCGCTATCAGATCAACACCTTCCTGATCGCCGGCCACGAGACCACCAGCGGCCTGCTGTCGTGCACGATCTATGCGCTGTTGAAGCATCCCGAGGTGCTGAAGAAGGCCTATGAGGAGGTCGATCGCGTCCTTGGTCCCGACGTCGACGCGAGACCGACCTATCAGCAGGTGACGCAGCTCACCTACATCACCCAATGCCTCAAGGAAGCGCTGCGGCTGTGGCCGCCGGCGCCGGCCTATGGCATTGCGCCGCTCAACGACGAGACGATCGGCGGCAAGTACAAGCTCAAGAAGAACACCTTCATCACGATTCTGGTGATGGCGCTGCATCGCGATCCCTCGGTCTGGGGATCGAACCCTGACGTGTTCGATCCCGAGAATTTCAGCCGTGAGGCGGAAGCAAAACGCCCGATCAATGCCTGGAAGCCGTTCGGCAACGGCCAGCGCGCCTGCATCGGCCGCGGCTTTGCCATGCACGAGGCGGCGCTCGCGATCGGGATGATCCTGCAACGCTTCAGGCTGCTCGACGTGCATCGCTACCAGATGCACCTGAAGGAGACACTGACCGTCAAGCCCGACGGCTTCAGGATCAAGGTGCGGCGGCGCGACGACAAGGATCGCGGCGCGTTCGCCGGCAGCACGGGCGCCGTTGCGGCCGCGCCGAAGGCACCGCGCGCGCCGACCACGCGCCCCGGTCACAACACGCCGATGCTGGTGCTCTACGGCTCCAACCTCGGCTCGGCCGAGGAGCTGGCGACCCGCATGGCGGATCTGTCGGAGATCAACGGCTTCGCCACCCGGCTTGGTCCGCTGGACGACTATGTCGGCAAGCTGCCGGAGGAGGGCGGCGTCCTGATCATCTGCGCCTCCTACAACGGCGCGGCGCCCGACAATGCGACGCAATTCGTCAAATGGCTGGAAGGCGACCTGCCGAAGGATGCCTTCGCCAAGGTGCGCTACGCGGTGTTCGGCTGCGGCAACAGCGATTGGGCGGCGACCTACCAGTCGGTGCCGCGCTTCATCGACGAGGAGCTGACCAAGCACGGCGCGCGCGCCGTCTATCCGCGCGGCGAGGGCGATGCGCGCAGCGATCTCGACGGCCAGTTCCAGAAATGGTTCCCGGAGGCCGCGAAGGTCGCGACCAAGGAATTCGGCATCGACTGGAATTTCACCCGCACCGCCGAGGACGAGCCGCTCTACGCGATCGAGCCGGTGGCGCAGGGCGCGGTCAACACCATCGTGACGCAGGGTGGCGCGGTGCCGATGAAGGTGCTCGCCAACAACGAGTTGCAGACCAAGGAAGGTGCCCATCCGTCGGAACGCTCGACCCGGCATATCGAGGTCGAGCTGCCGGCCAGCCTGAAATATCGCGTCGGCGATCATCTCAGCGTGGTGCCGCGCAACGATCCGACCCTGGTCGATTCCGTTGCGCGCCGGTTCGGCTTCCTGCCGGCCGACCAGATCCGTCTGCAGGTGTCGGAAGGCCGCCGCGCGCAACTGCCGGTCGGCAACGCCGTGTCGGTCGGGCGGCTGCTCACCGAGTTCGTCGAGTTGCAGCAGGTCGCGACCCGCAAGCAGATCCAGATCATGGCCGAGCACACCCGATGCCCGGTGACCAAGCCGAAGCTGATGGCCTATGTCGGCGACGATGAGGCTTCCGCCGGGCGCTATCGCGCCGAGGTGCTGGCCAGGCGCAAATCGGTGTTCGACCTGCTCGAGGAATATCCGGCCTGCGAGCTGCCGTTCCACCTTTACCTCGAGATGCTGTCGCTGCTGGCACCGCGCTATTACTCGATCTCGTCGTCTCCGGCCGGCGAGGCGCAGCGCTGCAGCGTCACCGTCGGCGTCGTCGAGGCGCCCGCGAGCTCTGGCCGCGGCATCTACAAGGGCGTCTGCTCGAACTATCTGGCGCGCCGCCGCGCCGGCGACACCATCCATGCCACGATCAAGGAGACCAAGGCCGGCTTCCGCCTGCCTGACGACAACGCCGTGCCGATCATCATGATCGGGCCGGGCACCGGGCTCGCACCGTTCCGCGGCTTCCTGCAGGAGCGCGCCGCGCGCAAGGCAAAAGGCGCGACGCTGGGCCCTGCGATGCTGTTCTTCGGCTGCCGCCATCCGGAGCAGGACTTCATCTATGCGGACGAGCTGAAGGCGTTCGCCGCCGATGGCGTCGGTGAACTCCACACCGCCTTCTCGCGCGCCGACGGGCCGAAGACCTATGTGCAGCATCTCGTCGCCGCGCAGAAGGATCGGGTCTGGGAACTGATCGAGAAGGGCGCGATCGTCTATGTCTGCGGCGACGGCGGCAAGATGGAGCCCGACGTCAAGGCGACCCTGATGTCGATCTATCGCGACCGCACCGGTGTCGACACTGGCGCCGCCGCGCGCTGGATCGAGGAGATGGGAACCAGGAACCGCTACGTGCTCGACGTCTGGGCCGGAGGCTAG